A part of Limihaloglobus sulfuriphilus genomic DNA contains:
- a CDS encoding glutamine synthetase III, whose protein sequence is MSQTKVSVNELFGINVFNDEAMQERLPKNIYKSFKKTVKECEPLDPALADVIANAMKDWAIEKGATHYCHWFQPMTGFTAEKHDSFIAPTNEGTVIMEFSGKELTQGEPDASSFPSGGLRATFEARGYTAWDCTSPVFIKEDGENTTLYIPCAFCSYTGEALDKKTPLLRSMEALNKHAMRVLRALGNTTSKRVGATLGSEQEYFLIDRKFVEKRIDLVMAGRTLFGSPSPKGQEMDDHYFGSLDERVATYMNRLNIELWKLGVSAKTQHNEVSPAQYEMAPVFSSINLSSDQNQLTMEAMKKVAKRCGFECLLHEKPFAGVNGSGKHNNWSLCTDDGINLLDPGSTPHENMVFLIFLCSVVRAVDKYAKLLRASVASAGNDHRLGANEAPPAIVSVFLGDQLNEIFTTLAKGPATSCKEGGKIKLGVTTLPELPKDTTDRNRTSPFAFTGNKFEFRMVGSSQSVSGPNFVLNTIVAEVLSEIADKLESSDDKIKAAGEFLQKISKENGKIVFNGDNYSQDWVTEAEKRTLPNMRKSVEALNTITEPAFVDVFEKHGVLSKGELKARQEIMLENYATTIAIEAKATINIAKRQILPAVVKYSLNLAQTVNGVTSSGSDASVYKEMLDEISSETKKLKSAITALEKSLTAAEEKECTAESAECFCNGVIPSMDKVRMSADKLETLVDAAQWPLPTYAEMLFLK, encoded by the coding sequence ATGTCCCAGACCAAAGTTTCGGTGAACGAGCTTTTCGGCATCAACGTCTTTAACGATGAGGCAATGCAGGAAAGACTGCCCAAAAACATCTATAAGTCTTTCAAGAAGACAGTAAAAGAATGCGAACCGCTTGATCCCGCGCTGGCAGACGTAATTGCCAACGCAATGAAGGATTGGGCTATCGAGAAGGGTGCGACCCATTACTGCCACTGGTTCCAGCCCATGACGGGCTTCACGGCCGAGAAACACGACTCCTTCATAGCTCCTACAAACGAGGGAACAGTGATTATGGAGTTCAGCGGCAAAGAACTGACACAGGGCGAGCCGGATGCATCTTCATTTCCTTCGGGCGGTTTGAGAGCTACTTTTGAGGCTCGCGGCTATACCGCCTGGGACTGCACTTCACCTGTCTTTATAAAAGAAGACGGCGAAAACACGACCCTGTATATCCCCTGTGCGTTCTGTTCTTATACAGGCGAAGCGCTCGATAAAAAAACGCCGCTTCTGCGTTCGATGGAGGCTCTTAACAAGCACGCAATGAGAGTTCTGAGGGCACTGGGAAACACTACTTCAAAACGCGTCGGGGCCACCCTGGGCAGCGAACAGGAATACTTCCTGATTGACAGGAAATTCGTTGAAAAACGTATTGACCTTGTCATGGCCGGCAGAACATTGTTTGGAAGCCCCTCTCCCAAGGGCCAGGAAATGGACGACCACTACTTCGGCTCACTCGACGAGAGAGTCGCCACGTATATGAACAGGCTCAATATAGAGCTCTGGAAGCTCGGCGTCTCCGCAAAGACACAGCACAACGAAGTCTCGCCGGCCCAGTACGAAATGGCCCCCGTTTTCTCGTCTATAAATCTAAGCTCCGACCAGAATCAGCTTACGATGGAAGCGATGAAGAAGGTCGCCAAACGCTGCGGGTTTGAATGTCTGCTTCACGAAAAACCCTTTGCCGGCGTAAACGGCTCGGGAAAACATAACAACTGGAGTTTATGCACAGACGACGGCATCAACCTGCTTGATCCCGGTTCTACCCCGCATGAAAACATGGTGTTCCTTATCTTTTTATGCTCGGTAGTCAGAGCTGTTGACAAATACGCTAAACTGCTCAGGGCCTCAGTTGCCAGCGCCGGCAACGACCACCGCCTCGGAGCAAACGAAGCCCCTCCGGCTATCGTATCGGTGTTCCTCGGTGACCAGCTCAATGAGATATTTACCACACTTGCAAAAGGCCCGGCTACATCATGCAAAGAAGGCGGAAAAATAAAACTCGGAGTTACAACGCTGCCAGAGCTGCCAAAAGACACTACTGACAGAAACAGAACTTCACCGTTTGCCTTTACCGGCAACAAATTCGAGTTCAGAATGGTCGGCTCAAGCCAGTCCGTATCAGGCCCGAATTTTGTCCTTAATACCATTGTGGCTGAGGTGCTCAGCGAAATAGCTGACAAACTCGAAAGCTCCGATGACAAGATTAAGGCCGCGGGAGAGTTTCTACAGAAAATTTCCAAAGAAAACGGAAAAATCGTTTTTAACGGCGATAACTACTCGCAGGACTGGGTGACAGAGGCAGAAAAAAGAACCCTGCCAAACATGAGAAAATCTGTTGAAGCTCTCAATACAATTACAGAACCAGCGTTTGTAGATGTTTTCGAAAAGCACGGCGTTCTCTCAAAGGGTGAGTTGAAAGCCCGCCAGGAGATAATGCTTGAAAATTACGCCACTACCATTGCGATAGAGGCAAAGGCGACAATAAACATTGCCAAGAGGCAGATACTGCCCGCCGTTGTCAAGTACAGCCTCAATCTTGCCCAGACGGTTAACGGTGTTACCTCCAGCGGTTCGGATGCGTCTGTTTACAAGGAAATGCTCGATGAGATAAGCTCTGAAACAAAGAAACTCAAATCGGCCATCACAGCCCTGGAAAAATCGTTGACGGCCGCAGAAGAAAAAGAATGCACCGCTGAATCAGCTGAATGTTTCTGCAACGGTGTCATTCCTTCTATGGATAAGGTCAGAATGTCTGCGGACAAACTTGAGACCCTGGTTGATGCTGCCCAGTGGCCGCTGCCGACTTACGCGGAAATGCTCTTCCTTAAGTAA